The following proteins are co-located in the Micromonospora coriariae genome:
- a CDS encoding DMT family transporter, which translates to MAYVLLGIAIAAEVLATSLLKTTAGFTRLAPTVACLGGYLLAFVLLAQAVKEIPVGVAYALWSGLGTATIVAIGAVFLDEPVGLAKLAGIALIIAGVVIVNLAGEH; encoded by the coding sequence ATGGCGTACGTGCTGCTGGGGATCGCCATCGCCGCCGAGGTGCTGGCGACCAGTCTGCTCAAGACCACCGCCGGGTTCACCCGACTCGCGCCGACGGTGGCCTGCCTCGGCGGCTATCTGCTGGCGTTCGTCCTGCTGGCCCAGGCCGTCAAGGAGATACCGGTGGGCGTCGCGTACGCCCTCTGGTCCGGCCTGGGCACCGCCACCATCGTGGCGATCGGCGCGGTCTTCCTGGATGAGCCGGTCGGGCTGGCCAAGCTCGCCGGTATCGCACTGATCATTGCCGGGGTCGTCATCGTGAACCTGGCCGGGGAGCACTGA
- a CDS encoding carbohydrate ABC transporter permease encodes MSDLPLIQADRAVPPPAATTSTGGRRRRLRLLSRTDRVVITLMVLVPLLLVTGFVWVPAVATVLLSGTNWDGIGPLNEIEFVGARNYSDVVNIYPPFVPAVQHNLLWLAVLFLVASPFGMFLAVLLDKELRGSRFYQTALYLPVVLSLALIGFVWQLLYSRDQGLINAVFGSNVDWYGDSNVNIWAVMVASGWRHVGYIMLLYLAGLKGVDPSLREAAAVDGASESRTFFRVVFPVMRPINIIVLVVTVIESLRAFDLVWVVNKGRNGLELLSALVTQNVVGEASRIGFGSALATIMLVVSLVFITIYLATVMRENRQ; translated from the coding sequence GTGTCCGACCTGCCCCTGATCCAAGCGGATCGCGCCGTGCCGCCGCCGGCCGCGACCACCTCCACGGGTGGTCGTCGCCGGCGGCTACGGCTCCTGTCCCGCACCGACCGCGTGGTCATCACGCTGATGGTGCTCGTCCCGCTGCTGCTCGTCACCGGGTTCGTCTGGGTGCCGGCGGTGGCCACCGTGCTGCTCTCCGGCACCAACTGGGACGGCATCGGCCCACTGAACGAGATCGAATTCGTCGGCGCCCGCAACTACAGCGACGTGGTGAACATCTACCCGCCGTTCGTGCCGGCGGTCCAGCACAACCTGCTCTGGCTGGCGGTGCTGTTCCTGGTGGCCAGCCCGTTCGGCATGTTCCTGGCCGTCCTGCTCGACAAGGAGCTGCGGGGCAGCCGCTTCTACCAGACGGCGCTCTACCTGCCCGTGGTGCTCTCGCTGGCGCTGATCGGCTTCGTCTGGCAGCTGCTCTACTCCCGCGACCAGGGTCTGATCAACGCCGTGTTCGGCAGCAACGTCGACTGGTACGGCGACTCGAACGTCAACATCTGGGCGGTCATGGTCGCCTCCGGCTGGCGGCACGTCGGCTACATCATGCTGCTCTACCTGGCCGGGTTGAAGGGCGTCGACCCGTCGCTGCGGGAAGCCGCCGCGGTCGACGGCGCCTCGGAGAGCCGGACGTTCTTCCGGGTGGTGTTCCCGGTGATGCGGCCGATCAACATCATCGTGCTGGTGGTGACGGTGATCGAGTCACTGCGCGCGTTCGACCTGGTCTGGGTGGTCAACAAGGGACGCAACGGCTTGGAGCTGCTCTCCGCGCTGGTCACCCAGAACGTGGTGGGTGAGGCGAGCCGGATCGGATTCGGCTCGGCGCTGGCGACCATCATGCTGGTCGTCTCGCTGGTCTTCATCACCATCTACCTGGCGACCGTGATGAGGGAGAACCGGCAATGA
- a CDS encoding cellulase family glycosylhydrolase, translating into MKTRLSAAGAALLALLVAVLAFGQPAQAAAGFTVAGGKLYDANGTEFIMRGVNHAHTWYPQQTSSFADVKALGANTVRVVLSSGDRWTRNTNADVANVISLCKANRLICVLEVHDTTGYGEQSGAITLARAVDYWLSLADVLAGQEKYVIVNIGNEPYGNQNYASWATDNATAITRLRAGGLTHTIMVDAPNWGQDWSFTMRDNAASVFAADPARNTVFSIHMYGVFDTAAEISDYLGRFRAAGLPIVVGEFGFNHSDGDPDEDTILAYSQANGIGWLGWSWSGNGGGVEYLDMATAFNPASLTSWGQRIFNGANGIRQTAREATVFGGTPPPTTPPPTTPPPTTPPPTTPPPAGGCTATYTVTNQWQGGFQGEVKVTAGATAITGWSTRWTFANGQSVSQSWNTTLTSSGAAVTARNVAYNGRLAAGASTSFGFIGSWTGSNARPEVSCTAS; encoded by the coding sequence ATGAAGACTCGACTTTCCGCCGCCGGCGCCGCCCTGCTCGCGCTGCTCGTCGCCGTGCTGGCGTTCGGCCAGCCCGCGCAGGCCGCAGCCGGTTTCACAGTCGCGGGCGGCAAGCTGTACGACGCCAACGGCACCGAATTCATCATGCGCGGGGTCAACCACGCGCACACCTGGTACCCACAGCAGACCAGCTCGTTCGCCGACGTGAAGGCGCTCGGCGCGAACACCGTCCGGGTGGTGCTCTCCAGCGGCGACCGGTGGACCCGCAACACCAACGCCGACGTCGCCAACGTCATCTCGCTGTGCAAGGCCAACCGGCTGATCTGTGTGCTGGAGGTGCACGACACCACCGGCTACGGCGAGCAGAGCGGCGCTATCACCCTCGCCCGGGCCGTCGACTACTGGCTCAGTCTCGCCGACGTCCTGGCCGGCCAGGAGAAGTACGTCATCGTCAACATCGGCAACGAGCCGTACGGCAACCAGAACTACGCCTCCTGGGCCACCGACAACGCCACCGCGATCACCAGGCTACGCGCCGGCGGTCTGACCCACACGATCATGGTGGACGCGCCGAACTGGGGGCAGGACTGGTCGTTCACCATGCGCGACAACGCCGCCTCGGTCTTCGCCGCCGACCCGGCCCGCAACACCGTCTTCTCCATCCACATGTACGGGGTCTTCGACACCGCCGCGGAGATCAGCGACTACCTGGGTCGCTTCCGGGCGGCCGGGCTGCCCATCGTGGTCGGCGAGTTCGGCTTCAACCACTCCGACGGCGACCCCGACGAGGACACCATCCTCGCCTACAGCCAGGCCAACGGGATCGGCTGGCTGGGCTGGTCGTGGAGCGGCAACGGCGGCGGCGTGGAGTATCTCGACATGGCCACCGCCTTCAACCCGGCCAGCCTGACCAGTTGGGGCCAGCGGATCTTCAACGGCGCCAACGGCATCCGGCAGACCGCCCGGGAGGCAACGGTTTTCGGCGGCACCCCGCCGCCGACCACGCCCCCGCCGACCACCCCGCCACCGACCACGCCGCCACCGACCACGCCGCCCCCGGCTGGTGGTTGCACCGCTACCTACACCGTCACCAACCAGTGGCAGGGCGGATTCCAGGGTGAGGTGAAGGTGACCGCCGGCGCGACCGCGATCACCGGCTGGAGCACCCGGTGGACCTTCGCCAACGGCCAGAGCGTCAGCCAGTCCTGGAACACGACGCTGACCAGCAGCGGAGCCGCGGTGACCGCGCGCAACGTGGCCTACAACGGCCGGCTGGCCGCCGGTGCCAGCACCAGCTTCGGCTTCATCGGCAGCTGGACCGGCAGCAACGCCAGGCCGGAGGTGAGCTGCACCGCGAGCTGA
- a CDS encoding ABC transporter substrate-binding protein — MSRPRSQAEYLARLVPPSVAGINRRSLLAGAAGTGALLGTGLLAGCGDDSGGSESKDVSLGSNQSDPKPKDVVAKVTDGFKTSSGIQVAVNTVDHNTFQENINNYLQGKPDDVFTWFAGYRMRFFAQKGLASDISDVWGKLSGYSDAFKKASTGDDGKQYFVPASYYPWAVFYRKSVWQQHGYQTPKTLDDFTTLAAQMKKDGLTPIAFADKDGWPAMGTFDILNLRVNGYQFHIDLMAGKEAWTSDKVKKVFDTWAGLLPLHQPDSLGRTWQEAAQSLQQKKSGMYLLGLFVGQQFSNEEQDDLDFFTFPEIDPAIGAKALDAPIDGYMMARKPKNEDNARKLLEYFGGKDAADITVKNDPATLVANTGADVSGYTALQKKAAELVGSATEIAQFLDRDTRPDFASTVIIPALQQFIKNPKDIDGLTSSIENQKKSIFTD, encoded by the coding sequence ATGTCCCGTCCCCGATCCCAAGCCGAGTACCTGGCTCGGCTCGTACCGCCCTCCGTAGCCGGCATCAACCGACGCTCGCTGCTGGCCGGCGCGGCCGGCACGGGCGCGCTGCTCGGCACTGGCCTGCTCGCCGGCTGCGGCGACGACTCCGGTGGGTCCGAGTCGAAGGACGTGTCCCTCGGCTCGAACCAGTCCGACCCGAAGCCGAAGGACGTCGTCGCCAAGGTCACGGACGGTTTCAAGACGTCGTCCGGCATCCAGGTCGCGGTGAACACGGTCGACCACAACACGTTCCAGGAGAACATCAACAACTACCTGCAGGGCAAGCCGGACGACGTGTTCACCTGGTTCGCCGGCTACCGGATGCGCTTCTTCGCCCAGAAGGGCCTGGCCAGCGACATCAGCGACGTGTGGGGCAAGCTCTCCGGCTACTCGGACGCCTTCAAGAAGGCGTCCACCGGGGACGACGGCAAGCAGTACTTCGTTCCGGCGTCGTACTACCCGTGGGCCGTCTTTTACCGCAAGTCGGTCTGGCAGCAGCACGGCTACCAGACGCCGAAGACCCTCGACGACTTCACCACCCTCGCCGCTCAGATGAAGAAGGACGGCCTGACCCCGATCGCCTTCGCCGACAAGGACGGCTGGCCGGCGATGGGCACCTTCGACATCCTGAACCTGCGGGTCAACGGCTACCAGTTCCACATCGACCTGATGGCCGGCAAGGAGGCCTGGACCTCCGACAAGGTCAAGAAGGTCTTCGACACCTGGGCCGGCCTGCTCCCCCTGCACCAGCCGGACAGCCTCGGCCGCACCTGGCAGGAGGCGGCTCAGTCGCTGCAGCAGAAGAAGAGCGGCATGTACCTGCTCGGTCTCTTCGTCGGCCAGCAGTTCAGCAACGAGGAGCAGGACGACCTCGACTTCTTCACGTTCCCGGAGATCGACCCGGCGATCGGCGCCAAGGCCCTGGACGCCCCGATCGACGGTTACATGATGGCCCGCAAGCCCAAGAACGAGGACAACGCCCGGAAGCTGCTGGAGTACTTCGGCGGCAAGGACGCCGCGGACATCACGGTCAAGAACGACCCGGCCACCCTGGTCGCCAACACCGGCGCGGACGTCAGCGGCTACACCGCCCTGCAGAAGAAGGCGGCCGAGCTGGTCGGGTCGGCCACCGAGATCGCCCAGTTCCTCGACCGGGACACCCGGCCGGACTTCGCCTCCACGGTGATCATCCCGGCGCTCCAGCAGTTCATCAAGAACCCCAAGGACATCGACGGCCTCACCTCGAGCATCGAGAACCAGAAAAAGTCGATCTTCACCGACTGA
- a CDS encoding carbohydrate ABC transporter permease, with product MSSATVTRRTESELEAPARRKLTPLRLLLHGFLITVALTWLFPIAWAVLTSLRSYEYTAANGYVSFGGWTLDNYVTAWRTAEFGKHFLNSVYITVPAVLLTLFLASCVAFVIARFSWKLNLVLLGVFTAANLLPQQALLIPLFRLFTEVPLPEFMSDSELLYDSYWGLILINVAFQCGFCVFVLSNYMKALPRDLYEAAMVDGASIWRQYWQVTMPLCRPALAALATLEVTWIYNEFFWATVLMRTGDKFPVTSSLNNLRGEFFTDNNLVSAGSVLVAIPTLVIFFMLQRHFVRGLTLGASKG from the coding sequence ATGAGCAGCGCGACAGTGACCCGGCGTACCGAGAGTGAGCTCGAGGCCCCGGCCCGCCGCAAGCTGACCCCGCTGCGGCTGCTGCTGCACGGCTTCCTCATCACCGTCGCGCTGACCTGGCTCTTCCCGATCGCCTGGGCGGTGCTCACGTCGCTGCGCTCCTACGAGTACACCGCCGCCAACGGCTACGTCTCGTTCGGCGGCTGGACCCTCGACAACTACGTCACCGCCTGGCGGACCGCGGAGTTCGGCAAGCACTTCCTCAACTCGGTGTACATCACAGTGCCGGCGGTGCTGCTGACGCTCTTCCTCGCCTCCTGCGTGGCGTTCGTCATCGCCCGGTTCAGCTGGAAACTCAACCTCGTGCTGCTCGGGGTGTTCACCGCGGCCAACCTGCTGCCCCAGCAGGCGCTGCTCATCCCACTGTTCCGGCTGTTCACCGAGGTGCCGCTGCCGGAGTTCATGAGCGACTCGGAGCTGCTCTACGACAGCTACTGGGGTCTGATCCTGATCAACGTGGCCTTCCAGTGCGGGTTCTGCGTCTTCGTGCTCAGCAACTACATGAAGGCGCTGCCCCGCGACCTGTACGAGGCGGCGATGGTCGACGGGGCGAGCATCTGGCGGCAGTACTGGCAGGTCACCATGCCGCTGTGCCGGCCGGCCCTGGCCGCGCTGGCGACCCTGGAGGTGACCTGGATCTACAACGAGTTCTTCTGGGCCACCGTCCTGATGCGCACCGGCGACAAGTTCCCGGTGACCAGCTCGCTGAACAACCTGCGCGGCGAGTTCTTCACCGACAACAACCTGGTCTCGGCGGGCAGCGTGCTCGTCGCGATCCCCACACTGGTGATCTTCTTTATGCTCCAGCGGCACTTCGTCCGGGGCCTGACCTTGGGAGCCTCCAAAGGATGA
- a CDS encoding alpha-galactosidase: protein MMILHLRRARTSLVLDARGPGLPRIAHWGGDIGDLDDDGLRQLVDATVPPVVPSSFDEPTVLSLLPEPSAGWSGRPGLAGHRDGTGWSTAFRLDGVDVEPGTDEGSARVTVRASDPDAQLSLTIEIEVDPAGLLLLRHRLRNDGDDAYELRELTPVLPVPAVATELLDLTGRWCRERSPQRHAWQLGSWVREGRHGRTGHDATLLLVAGTAGFGFGHGEVWAVHTAWSGDHVTFAERRPTGESTLGGGELLAPGEVRLGPGESYATPLLYAVWSDAGLDGLSDVLHTHLRARPRHPRSPRPVTLNVWEAVYFDHDLDRLRALADRAAQIGVERFVLDDGWFRGRRDDTAGLGDWFVDEGVWPDGLQPLIDHVTGRGLEFGLWVEPEMVNPDSDLFRAHADWLLAVPGRLPPLWRNQQVLDLGRPEAYDYLLERLDKLLTEHPGISYLKWDHNRDLTEAGHHGHPGVHGQTLAVYRLLDELRRRHPGVEIESCASGGARVDLGILARTDRVWASDCNDALERLSIQRWTGLLLPPELIGTHVGPERSHTTHRVHDLGFRAATALFGHHGIEWDIASISAAEQTELAAWVALHKRLRPLLHTGRVVRVDHPDPAVWAHGVVDHDGTRAVYAVARLTTSVAQSPGAVRLPGLDPGRRYRVRPVSDVPAPATIDRSAPAWLAGGVMLSGAALARVGVQVPALHPEQSLVLEVDAVD from the coding sequence ATGATGATCCTGCACCTGCGCCGCGCGCGGACCAGCCTGGTGCTCGACGCGCGCGGCCCGGGGCTGCCCCGGATCGCGCACTGGGGCGGCGACATCGGCGACCTCGACGACGACGGCCTGCGCCAGCTCGTCGACGCGACCGTACCGCCGGTGGTGCCGAGCAGCTTCGACGAGCCCACCGTGCTCTCCCTGCTGCCGGAGCCGAGCGCCGGCTGGAGCGGCCGGCCGGGTCTGGCCGGGCACCGCGACGGGACCGGCTGGTCCACCGCCTTCCGCCTGGACGGCGTCGACGTCGAACCAGGCACCGACGAGGGCTCGGCGCGGGTGACCGTACGGGCCAGCGACCCGGACGCACAGCTGTCCCTGACCATCGAGATCGAGGTGGACCCGGCCGGATTGCTGCTGCTGCGCCACCGACTGCGCAACGACGGCGACGACGCGTACGAGCTGCGGGAGCTGACGCCGGTGCTGCCGGTGCCGGCGGTCGCCACCGAACTGCTCGACCTGACCGGTCGGTGGTGCCGGGAACGGTCCCCGCAGCGGCACGCGTGGCAGTTGGGCAGCTGGGTCCGCGAAGGCCGGCACGGGCGCACCGGGCACGACGCCACCCTGCTCCTGGTGGCCGGCACCGCCGGGTTCGGCTTCGGCCACGGCGAGGTGTGGGCGGTGCACACCGCGTGGAGCGGCGACCACGTCACCTTCGCCGAGCGGCGGCCCACCGGCGAGTCGACCCTCGGCGGCGGCGAGCTGCTGGCCCCCGGCGAGGTCCGGCTGGGCCCCGGCGAGTCGTACGCCACTCCCCTGCTCTACGCGGTCTGGTCCGACGCCGGGCTGGACGGGCTCAGCGACGTACTGCACACCCACCTGCGGGCCCGGCCCCGGCACCCACGCTCCCCCCGCCCGGTGACCCTGAACGTCTGGGAGGCCGTCTACTTCGACCACGACCTGGACCGGCTGCGGGCACTCGCCGACCGGGCCGCGCAGATCGGCGTCGAGCGGTTCGTGCTCGACGACGGCTGGTTCCGCGGCCGGCGCGACGACACCGCCGGGCTCGGCGACTGGTTCGTCGACGAGGGCGTCTGGCCGGACGGCCTGCAACCGTTGATCGACCACGTGACCGGCCGGGGTCTGGAGTTCGGCCTCTGGGTGGAGCCGGAGATGGTCAACCCCGACTCCGACCTGTTCCGGGCGCACGCCGACTGGTTGCTGGCGGTGCCGGGGCGGCTGCCGCCGCTCTGGCGCAACCAGCAGGTGCTCGACCTGGGCCGGCCGGAGGCGTACGACTACCTGCTGGAACGGCTCGACAAACTGCTCACCGAGCATCCCGGCATCAGCTACCTCAAGTGGGACCACAACCGGGACCTCACCGAGGCCGGGCATCACGGCCACCCCGGGGTGCACGGGCAGACCCTGGCGGTCTACCGGCTCCTCGACGAGCTGCGCCGCCGCCACCCCGGCGTGGAGATCGAGAGCTGCGCGTCCGGCGGCGCCCGGGTGGACCTGGGCATCCTGGCGCGCACCGACCGGGTCTGGGCCAGCGACTGCAACGACGCGCTGGAACGGCTCAGCATCCAGCGCTGGACGGGGCTGCTGCTGCCACCGGAGCTGATCGGCACGCACGTCGGGCCGGAGCGCTCGCACACCACCCACCGGGTGCACGACCTCGGCTTCCGGGCAGCCACCGCGCTCTTCGGCCACCACGGCATCGAGTGGGACATCGCGTCGATCAGCGCCGCCGAGCAGACCGAACTGGCCGCCTGGGTCGCGCTGCACAAGCGGCTGCGTCCGCTGCTGCACACCGGGCGGGTGGTCCGGGTCGACCATCCGGACCCGGCCGTCTGGGCCCACGGCGTGGTCGACCACGACGGCACCAGAGCGGTGTACGCGGTGGCTCGGCTGACCACCTCGGTGGCGCAGTCCCCGGGCGCGGTCCGGCTGCCCGGCCTGGACCCGGGCCGGCGTTACCGGGTGCGACCGGTGTCGGACGTGCCGGCCCCGGCGACCATCGACCGGTCCGCGCCGGCCTGGCTGGCTGGCGGCGTCATGCTCAGCGGAGCGGCACTGGCCCGGGTGGGGGTGCAGGTGCCCGCGTTGCACCCCGAGCAGAGCCTGGTGCTGGAGGTTGACGCCGTCGACTGA
- a CDS encoding YciI family protein, with protein MKYMLLMQFSAAGTDFPGIDTWTPEEIEAHIGFMGEVNRKLTAAGEWVDGQGLGGPQQARIVRAGEGGAPVVTEGPFAETKEFLAGFWIVDCDSPQRAVELAAYISTAPGPGGRPLNMPIEVHPIMSAPAQEL; from the coding sequence ATGAAGTACATGCTGCTTATGCAGTTCAGCGCCGCCGGGACCGACTTCCCGGGCATCGACACCTGGACGCCGGAGGAGATCGAGGCGCACATCGGGTTCATGGGCGAGGTCAACCGCAAGCTCACCGCCGCCGGAGAGTGGGTCGACGGGCAGGGCCTCGGCGGCCCGCAGCAGGCGCGGATCGTCCGCGCCGGTGAGGGCGGGGCCCCGGTGGTCACCGAGGGGCCGTTCGCCGAGACGAAGGAGTTCCTCGCCGGCTTCTGGATCGTCGACTGCGACAGCCCGCAGCGGGCGGTGGAACTGGCCGCGTACATCTCCACCGCACCCGGCCCCGGCGGACGGCCGCTGAACATGCCGATCGAGGTGCACCCGATCATGTCCGCCCCAGCCCAGGAGCTGTGA
- a CDS encoding RNA polymerase sigma factor codes for MATTDPHVEDLLRELAPQVLGVLARRFGDFATAEDAVQEALLAAATQWPADGLPANPRGWLIQVGYRRMIELVRGEQARRRREDLVARRDPDDRQHAPAADEELTAERDDRLVLLFLCCHPALTPASAVALTLRAVGGLSTAEIARAFLVPETTMAQRISRAKQRIRSSGLPFRMPEPTERADRLATVRQVLYLIFTEGHTSTAGPDLRRVDLAAEAIRLTRALHTLLPHDSESAGLLALMLLTEARSPARTGPSGELISLADQDRAHWDAAAIAEGIELVTRALPRGPVGPYQVQAAIAALHDEAPSTEATDWPQILALYGVLEQLSGSPVVALNRAVATAMVHGPAAGLAALDALAADQQLAGHHRLAAARAHLHEMAGDRARAIADYRAAAGRTSSLPEHRYLMMRAARLAAEPDRPTSHQAPTEDRVDGNLGLGPE; via the coding sequence CTGGCCACCACCGATCCCCACGTCGAGGACCTGCTGCGCGAACTGGCGCCGCAGGTCCTCGGCGTGCTCGCCCGCCGGTTCGGTGACTTCGCCACCGCCGAGGACGCGGTGCAGGAGGCGCTGCTGGCCGCCGCCACCCAGTGGCCGGCGGACGGGCTGCCGGCGAACCCGCGCGGCTGGCTGATCCAGGTCGGCTACCGCCGGATGATCGAGCTGGTCCGCGGTGAGCAGGCGCGGCGCCGCCGCGAGGACCTGGTCGCCCGCCGGGACCCGGACGACCGCCAGCACGCGCCCGCGGCGGACGAGGAGCTGACCGCCGAACGGGACGACAGACTGGTCCTGCTCTTCCTCTGCTGCCACCCGGCGCTCACGCCCGCGTCGGCCGTCGCGCTGACCCTGCGCGCGGTCGGTGGGCTCAGCACCGCCGAGATCGCCCGCGCGTTCCTGGTGCCCGAGACGACCATGGCGCAACGGATCAGCCGGGCCAAGCAGCGCATCCGCTCCTCCGGGCTGCCGTTCCGGATGCCGGAGCCGACGGAGCGGGCCGACCGGCTGGCCACCGTGCGGCAGGTGCTCTATCTGATCTTCACCGAGGGGCACACGAGCACCGCCGGCCCGGATCTGCGCCGGGTCGACCTGGCGGCGGAGGCGATCCGACTCACCCGTGCGCTGCACACGCTGCTGCCCCACGACAGCGAGTCGGCCGGCCTGCTGGCGTTGATGCTGCTCACCGAGGCGCGCAGCCCGGCGCGGACCGGGCCGTCCGGTGAGCTGATCTCGCTGGCCGACCAGGACCGCGCCCACTGGGACGCGGCGGCGATCGCCGAGGGCATCGAACTGGTCACCCGGGCGCTGCCGCGCGGGCCGGTCGGCCCGTACCAGGTGCAGGCCGCCATCGCCGCACTGCACGACGAGGCGCCGAGCACCGAGGCGACCGACTGGCCGCAGATCCTGGCGCTCTACGGCGTGCTGGAACAGCTCTCCGGCAGCCCGGTGGTGGCGCTCAACCGGGCCGTGGCGACCGCCATGGTGCACGGGCCGGCAGCCGGCCTGGCCGCTCTCGACGCGCTGGCCGCCGACCAGCAGTTGGCCGGGCACCACCGGCTCGCCGCCGCCCGCGCGCACCTGCACGAGATGGCCGGGGACCGGGCCCGGGCGATCGCCGACTACCGGGCCGCCGCCGGGCGGACGAGCAGCCTGCCCGAGCATCGCTACCTCATGATGCGGGCAGCCCGGCTCGCCGCCGAGCCGGACCGGCCGACGTCGCATCAGGCTCCGACGGAGGACCGAGTGGATGGGAATCTCGGCCTCGGGCCGGAGTAG